The following coding sequences lie in one Arabidopsis thaliana chromosome 3, partial sequence genomic window:
- a CDS encoding TRAF-like superfamily protein (TRAF-like superfamily protein; FUNCTIONS IN: molecular_function unknown; INVOLVED IN: biological_process unknown; LOCATED IN: endomembrane system; CONTAINS InterPro DOMAIN/s: MATH (InterPro:IPR002083); BEST Arabidopsis thaliana protein match is: Meprin and TRAF (MATH) homology domain-containing protein (TAIR:AT3G44800.1); Has 431 Blast hits to 262 proteins in 3 species: Archae - 0; Bacteria - 0; Metazoa - 0; Fungi - 0; Plants - 431; Viruses - 0; Other Eukaryotes - 0 (source: NCBI BLink).) → MISLAKLNVRKGGFLVKNEVKIVVEVDVLQVIGNLDVSEVSSHLHKETSSVDVNGFLVLPSQVESAKLIFERHSDMALEFRAKNQYVRTSCMNVLLSLIDTLCQSLQDFSIDDLGQAERALTYLKDSDFKVDWLERKLEEVKEKKIEEQIGKTRMQELEEEFESRELARILLVASFLMTMQTDYCQQRLSYKEKLSCHGLEEMLLLSELNAKEGGFLVNNEVKIIAEVDVLQVIGKLDVSENTQPRKG, encoded by the exons ATGATTTCTCTTGCCAAACTTAATGTCAGAAAAGGTGGATTTCTTGTGAAAAATGAAGTCAAAATTGTTGTGGAGGTTGATGTTCTTCAAGTTATTGGCAACTTAGATGTTTCTGAGGTGTCTAGTCATTTGCACAAGGAAACTTCATCAGTCGATGTCAATGGGTTTCTAGTTCTTCCTTCACAA GTGGAATCTGCGAAACTTATATTCGAAAGACACTCAGACATGGCACTGGAGTTCCGAGCAAAGAACCAATATGTGAGGACATCATGTATGAATGTACTCCTCAGCCTAATCGATACACTGTGCCAGTCACTGCAAGATTTTTCCATTGATGACCTCGGCCAAGCAGAGAGAGCACTAACATACCTGAAAGATTCAGACTTTAAGGTGGATTGGTTGGAGCGTAAACTGGAAGAAgtaaaggaaaagaagatagaagaGCAGATTGGTAAGACTCGGATGCAAGAATTAGAGGAAGAGTTTGAGTCTAG AGAACTTGCTAGGATTTTGTTAGTTGCCTCATTCTTGATGACTATGCAAACAGATTATTGTCAGCAAAGGTTAAGCTACAAG GAAAAACTCTCTTGTCATGGGTTAGAAGAAATGCTACTCCTTTCCGAACTTAATGCCAAAGAAGGTGGATTTCTTGTGAACAATGAAGTCAAGATTATTGCAGAGGTAGATGTTCTTCAGGTTATTGGCAAATTAGATGTTTCTGAAAATACTCAACCTCGAAAAGGATAA